The window GAGGCACTTCTACAGAAAAACCTTGTTCTTCATTATGAAATATAACAAAATGTTCTTTGCCTCTGTAGGTGAACTTCTTACCAGTAAAGCAACCCGAAAAAAGCGATATCGCAGGGAGAAGGTTAAAAGGAGGCATACTTCGGCTACTTAAGTACTCTCAATTTGATCTCAATTATAATACTGTTACTCAAAAACTTCAATAAACAACACTAATCAAGTACCAAGTATCAAGTACCAAGTACCAAGTACCAAGTATCAAGTACCAAGAATCAAGTACCAAGAATCAAGTACCAAGAATCAAGTACCAAGAATCAAGTACCGAGTACCAAGAATCAAGTACCGAGTACCAAGAATCAAGTACCGAGTACCAAGAATCAAGTACCAAGAATCAAGTACCAAGAATCAAGTACCAAGTATCAAGTACGCCTGCTCCCTGAAATTATTACCTGTACAGCACAACTGTCCTGCCGCGCACATCAATCAATGTGGACCTTGTAGATACAGCAATCTCATCTGCGATCGTTTTCAAGTCTTTTTCGTCTTCTGCGCTCTTGAGTACCCTGACCTTTACAAGCCTGTTAACTTTCAACTTATTGTTCAGTTCTTCGATCAAAGATTCAGTGACCCCATTCTTTCCAATATTAAGAATAGGACTGATCTTGCTTGCATCGGATTTCAGCTGGTATAGTTTATCTTTTTCCATTGCCCTTCCTCACATCGTTAATGATAAAACTCGCCTGCTAAATTATAAAAAGCTCACATCATCAATGTGATAAGAAATGCACAACATCGATGAAATAATTCCTTCTACCTTGAAGCTAGTTTACACTTGAGTATGATTTCACCCATTCTTACCAGCACCTATATCAAAGTTTCCCGGGGAGCCCAATTTCATGTTACAGCTGGTTATTTCCTTTATCAGTTACTTATTTCACCCATATGTGGGCTTTTTGTGTTGACAGACACCGAACCTGAACAAGGAATTAAAATAATTTCGACACCTTTATTATCGGCTTGATATTCATTAACACTATAAAGAACCAAAAAGAACCAAAAACGAAAATAATCCCCTCTTCCACTTCCGGGAGGCGACCGTAAATGAACCCAAACTTGCTTGATTTGATCCTGTTTTCAGAGAAGAGAAAAGATTTTCTCCTGTTGTTGAAGGAAGGACCAAAGAATGCCCAGGAAATTCTTGACAGACTTCAGGTTCCAAGAACCGCCCTCCTTCCTCAGATAAAAAAGCTGAAAGAACAGAACCTTGTGATCCATAAAAAAGGGATGTATAGCCTAAGCCTGATAGGAGAGATTGTTATAGAGAAAATGCAGCCTCTTCTTGCCACCCTTGAGATTTTTGAGAAAAGTGAAGAATTCTGGGCAGACAGAAAACTCACAACTATTCCCCCCAGTATTATGAAACGGATCAGCGAACTTGGGGATTATCACCTGATAGAACCGGACCTGAGTCATACTTTTGACCTTAGTCCGGAATTTGTAAAGCATACTTCTAACTCGAATCATATCCTCATGTTTTTCTCATATTTTCATCCCCAATTCCCTGCCTTCTTCCTGGATCTTGCTAAAAAAGGCACTGAGATATCCCTTGTCCTGAGTGAATCTGTGTACTCACGGATTGCAGAGGATTTCAAAAAAGAAGGAGCAGAGTTTCTCAGAATGAAGAACACAAGTCTCTTTATTCTAGACAAAAAAGAAGCGGAGACCCCTGCAGCCGTTGTATCTTCTGATAAAATAATGATTATGGGGCTGTTTAATGAAAGCGGAAGATTTGACCGCCAGTATGTAATTAGCTTCGAACCCGGGGCAATAGAATGGGGAAAAGATCTGTTCGAATACTTAAGAGACATGAGCAGAGAAATAAAAATTAAAGAAAAACCAGAGTTTGCGAAGTAACTGCCAGCTACCCCACGCAAAACAGGCTGCCACATGTGAAAAAGTAATCTCGACTTAAAAGCTATTTTTCAGATATTCTTGAGTATGAGGCTTTTTTAAATTCGACCGTTTTGAAGAAATATTTTTAAATTGTTCGGTTTATAGTGAATACACGTCTATAAAAAATTGTATAGTATTTCATTAACCGTAAATATTATGTATGCCTAAATCGGATCAAAAGATAGGGTTGCCTAAATATTATAGTTAGAGCATAAATTAGAATTAAAGAATGAAAC is drawn from Methanosarcina lacustris Z-7289 and contains these coding sequences:
- a CDS encoding YhbY family RNA-binding protein gives rise to the protein MEKDKLYQLKSDASKISPILNIGKNGVTESLIEELNNKLKVNRLVKVRVLKSAEDEKDLKTIADEIAVSTRSTLIDVRGRTVVLYR
- a CDS encoding helix-turn-helix transcriptional regulator, with the translated sequence MNPNLLDLILFSEKRKDFLLLLKEGPKNAQEILDRLQVPRTALLPQIKKLKEQNLVIHKKGMYSLSLIGEIVIEKMQPLLATLEIFEKSEEFWADRKLTTIPPSIMKRISELGDYHLIEPDLSHTFDLSPEFVKHTSNSNHILMFFSYFHPQFPAFFLDLAKKGTEISLVLSESVYSRIAEDFKKEGAEFLRMKNTSLFILDKKEAETPAAVVSSDKIMIMGLFNESGRFDRQYVISFEPGAIEWGKDLFEYLRDMSREIKIKEKPEFAK